ACTCGCTACATCCAAATAAGCAAAGAAAAGGTACATACCCTCTTCATATCTGAACCCGTATAACCTTCTCGTTCCTGTTTCATTTATGCTCATTAAAATTTGACAAGCAGTGTTGCGCTATTCCCGATCCGTCTGAGTACCTAAGTGAGGATCAATATGGGCAGAATGAACGTGGAAGCGACATAAAGACATGGGATGATGCGCTCCGGAAGGGCACTCAGGAATTCCAACACCGAGCTTACAACCTCTTTACCTGCAATTGCCTCTCCTTTGTAGCCAACAACCTAAACAGGTTAGGCTTTCGGTCTGGTGGGTGGAATGTGGTGAACCTTGCAGCTCTGATCTTTCTCAAGGGTCAGTGGGTGAGCACAGCAGCCGTGGTGCAGTCCTTACTACCGTTTTTAATAACATTCTGTCTCGGAGTTGCATTAGTAGGTTCAACCTTCCTAAAGTACTTAGGTTTCTTCACCGCCCTTCTTGTCGGTTGGTTTCTTCTTGGTACGTACTGTTTCAAGAGTTTGATCCAGTTGTAAATTCTGTCATTTGAAGTCTTCGTACAAAAACTTTGGATTCAGAAACGTGATTCAAATGTATAGAACAGTTCTCTTTTCTCTTAAGAAGGCATGCGTTCCAAGAATCCAAtgtacgaaaaaaaaaattccgtgGTCGTGGTCCAGTTTTGTAGTATATAACGGAAGAAAGTTCTTGGATTAGAATACTCTAGCTTACGATGAACGAGATTTAAACTTGGGGTGCAAGAGACAGGCATATTGTAGTTACTAACTGGCTTAACTCTCTTTTGCATGTGCTAAGAAAGTTCTTAGACTAAAATAAGGGTGTAACGGACTCTATAATTATCAAACATGTAAATTCCGTTACAGTTATGTGGAATTTTTGGACCATAAATATGGATTAGtactaaaaaatataaaacatatcaATCCTATTAGTAGTAATGGCgttcaacaaattaattagGATTGAATTTTCGACACAATGGTTAACCAAATATCCCTTTGCCAAGAAATGTCAAAGGGGGTTGTAGTTTAAGTGATTAGCAACATTTACTCGTCAAATTTTCCATGCACCAAAGCTTCTTATTAACCCCTTCCCAAAAGCAAAAAAGTGAACTGTCTGTTTTGATATGATTGAATTTTTTGTGCTACACCAATTATGCGACATATTCCAATTCAATTACTTTGCAACATTGAAGAGAATCGGTCTTTAATATCAATATATCACCTTCTGTCACCACTTAGCTAACCATGGAACACTCAACCAAACCATTCTTACTAACAAATGCAAAAGTCGTTTTCTAATTTTGATTATAATACCAACTAGTTATTGATCTAATGATACTAAGTCTAGTTTTTTTTTGCCCCCATTGAttggcaaaagaataaaataTGAACCAATGGATATGATGCTCTTGATTAATTAGGTCAAGTTCTTAGGATCCAACGGTTGGAATTAAATACCCACAGATGATGCCATGGGTTTGTGCGCAATACGTTCGCAGTAAAAGCCCCACCTGCCAGCTGCATGCATTACGCGTTCCCGTCCGTACGTTGCATGGGAATCTCTCCTTTTTCACAGTCCTTATCTCCCACCCATGGGAATCACGTTTATTTTGTGAGGTGTTATTTTCTAGCTGTTTGTTTCTCGAGAAAATTTTACCGAGCGAAAAATGGCAACGGAGGAGGGACAAGTTTTCAGCTGCCACACTGTGGAGGCATGGGAGCAGCAGCTCCAAAAAGGCAACGACTCCAAGAAGCTGGTATTCTTTTGAATTGCACCAAATACAAattcattacattttttttttcttgaaagatttgtttgatttttgtaaTTTCGATTTGGTTTTCCATTGTGGTTTTTGGTGATTTGGGTTCTTGTTTTTAATGAATCTGAATATTGGGTTTCGTTTGGTTTTTGGTGATTTGGTTTTTTCTTAtctgatttgatttgatttgcttAGTTTAATTAATCTAGATTTATGTTCAAATCGTAAATATTTGTTagatgcttatgatttttgtGATTGTCCTAAATTATTGGTATTGAGATCCTAGAAAATAGGGccttttttcgaatttttggaattttcttttgaaatttttttatttttccatggaAATTATATGGATCTCTTAGCTTGATTCGTTCTTGGAGAacattttggtgaaattgttcAATGAATTGGCTTCGTTTCTTCTGTATTTGTACAAATTCAATCGTATTTATCTTTCTTTTGTAACTGGTCTTGGGAAATTTGAGCCAGAAATTTTCTTTTAACGTTTTATCATGTGGGAGCAGACAAAGGACACATATATGTTCATcctaggttttctttttggttgTAAATTAAGAAGAATCCTAGGTTGAAAAGGACTTACTAAAAAGGGTAATGGATTCAGAACTGCATCATTAATTTGCCTCT
Above is a window of Malus sylvestris chromosome 15, drMalSylv7.2, whole genome shotgun sequence DNA encoding:
- the LOC126603408 gene encoding protein RTE1-HOMOLOG-like isoform X3; translation: MFGQKMFRKHSILSCTQHDLKILSAFPILAMKTSAGPEHNLMIDGSDSPTLQIDPKRSRFPCCIVWTPLPVISWLIPFVGHIGICREDGVILDFAGPNFVCVDNFAFGAATRYIQISKEKCCAIPDPSEYLSEDQYGQNERGSDIKTWDDALRKGTQEFQHRAYNLFTCNCLSFVANNLNRLGFRSGGWNVVNLAALIFLKGQWVSTAAVVQSLLPFLITFCLGVALVGSTFLKYLGFFTALLVGWFLLGTYCFKSLIQL
- the LOC126603408 gene encoding protein RTE1-HOMOLOG-like isoform X2, giving the protein MKTSAGPEHNLMIDGSDSPTLQIDPKRSRFPCCIVWTPLPVISWLIPFVGHIGICREDGVILDFAGPNFVCVDNFAFGAATRYIQISKEKNERGSDIKTWDDALRKGTQEFQHRAYNLFTCNCLSFVANNLNRLGFRSGGWNVVNLAALIFLKGQWVSTAAVVQSLLPFLITFCLGVALVGSTFLKYLGFFTALLVGWFLLGTYCFKSLIQL
- the LOC126603408 gene encoding protein RTE1-HOMOLOG-like isoform X1, which translates into the protein MKTSAGPEHNLMIDGSDSPTLQIDPKRSRFPCCIVWTPLPVISWLIPFVGHIGICREDGVILDFAGPNFVCVDNFAFGAATRYIQISKEKCCAIPDPSEYLSEDQYGQNERGSDIKTWDDALRKGTQEFQHRAYNLFTCNCLSFVANNLNRLGFRSGGWNVVNLAALIFLKGQWVSTAAVVQSLLPFLITFCLGVALVGSTFLKYLGFFTALLVGWFLLGTYCFKSLIQL